A genome region from Pseudomonas pergaminensis includes the following:
- a CDS encoding NEL domain-containing protein, which yields MYEFNALREVDPTHKCRALLKLSRGLFRLAQLEAIALERTRLHPHIDPAEIRLAYRVGLAQRLELPRQPQGMIYEHLSGVKTTDLDVAYQKILELEQTPAFCEQLTARPYWKEYLQEKYPDDFATRQHIRQDKASALEDQYPGFSPEYFQEIGVLDKANEAEQQALVNELSAREIAALGS from the coding sequence GTGTATGAGTTCAATGCCCTGCGCGAGGTGGACCCCACTCACAAGTGCCGCGCCCTGCTGAAACTGTCCAGGGGGTTATTCCGTCTGGCTCAGTTGGAAGCGATCGCCCTCGAACGCACTCGGCTCCACCCCCACATCGACCCTGCGGAAATTCGCCTGGCCTACCGCGTCGGCTTAGCCCAGCGGCTGGAACTACCGAGGCAGCCCCAAGGCATGATTTATGAACATCTGTCTGGGGTGAAAACAACGGACCTGGACGTGGCCTATCAAAAGATTCTTGAACTGGAGCAGACACCTGCATTCTGCGAGCAACTGACTGCGCGCCCGTACTGGAAAGAGTACTTGCAGGAGAAATATCCCGACGACTTCGCGACGCGGCAACACATCCGTCAAGACAAGGCCTCGGCATTGGAAGATCAATACCCCGGGTTTAGCCCGGAGTACTTCCAGGAAATTGGCGTCCTGGATAAGGCCAACGAGGCCGAGCAGCAGGCATTGGTGAATGAACTGTCAGCGCGGGAAATCGCCGCGCTGGGTAGTTAG
- a CDS encoding cobalamin biosynthesis protein: MILVVGLGCQRGCDVHALQALFDAALAEGDIERQRITALASIDRKQDEPGLLALAKALDLPLQCFSAEQLAVFENRLSHKSEVVFAHTGCYGIAESAALALAEHLGHAPARLLITRRKNAQATFALACAG, from the coding sequence ATGATCCTGGTGGTCGGCCTGGGCTGCCAGCGCGGTTGTGATGTTCACGCCTTGCAGGCCCTGTTTGATGCGGCCCTCGCCGAGGGCGATATCGAGCGCCAGCGCATCACCGCGCTGGCCAGTATCGATCGCAAACAGGATGAACCAGGCCTGCTGGCGCTGGCCAAAGCACTGGACCTGCCGTTGCAGTGTTTCAGCGCCGAGCAACTGGCGGTTTTCGAAAATCGCCTGAGCCACAAATCCGAGGTGGTTTTTGCCCATACCGGCTGTTACGGCATCGCTGAAAGCGCCGCCTTGGCCCTGGCTGAACACCTCGGTCACGCCCCTGCCCGCCTGCTGATCACCCGCAGAAAAAACGCCCAAGCGACCTTTGCATTGGCGTGCGCCGGCTAA
- a CDS encoding CbtA family protein, translating into MIKRIAQTAGFTGLLAALLLTLLQSFWVAPLILQAETYEHAPAATEVAHAHTEGGAAHTHDAEAWEPEDGWQRVLSTTGGNLVVAVGFALMLAGLYTLRAPTRTAQGLLWGLAGYATFVLAPTLGLPPELPGTAAADLAQRQIWWIGTAASTAAGIALIVFGRNWLLKALGVAILVVPHMIGAPQPEVHSMLAPEALEAQFKIASQLTNVAFWLALGLISAWLFRRNRDDQYAA; encoded by the coding sequence ATGATCAAGCGTATCGCGCAAACCGCAGGTTTCACCGGTCTTCTGGCCGCCCTGCTGCTGACCCTGTTGCAAAGCTTCTGGGTCGCCCCGCTGATTCTGCAAGCGGAAACCTACGAACATGCCCCTGCCGCCACCGAAGTGGCCCATGCACACACCGAGGGTGGCGCCGCCCACACCCACGACGCCGAAGCCTGGGAACCCGAAGATGGCTGGCAACGCGTGCTGTCCACCACCGGCGGCAACTTGGTAGTCGCGGTCGGGTTTGCGTTGATGCTGGCCGGCCTGTACACCCTGCGTGCGCCGACCCGTACGGCGCAAGGCCTGCTCTGGGGCCTGGCGGGTTACGCAACCTTTGTGCTGGCGCCAACCTTGGGCCTGCCGCCAGAGCTGCCAGGCACCGCCGCGGCTGACCTGGCGCAACGGCAGATCTGGTGGATCGGCACTGCCGCGTCGACCGCCGCCGGTATCGCGCTGATTGTGTTCGGTCGCAACTGGCTGCTCAAAGCGCTGGGCGTGGCGATCCTGGTGGTGCCGCACATGATCGGTGCTCCACAGCCAGAAGTACACTCGATGCTGGCCCCGGAAGCCCTGGAAGCCCAGTTCAAGATCGCTTCGCAATTGACCAACGTCGCATTCTGGCTGGCCCTGGGCCTGATCAGTGCGTGGCTGTTCCGCCGCAACCGTGACGATCAATACGCGGCATGA
- the metH gene encoding methionine synthase, with amino-acid sequence MSDRSVRLQALHQALKERILILDGGMGTMIQSYKLEEQDYRGKRFADWPSDVKGNNDLLVITRPDVIGGIEKAYLDAGADILETNTFNATRISMADYGMEELAYELNVEGARLARKIADAKTAENPAKPRFVAGVLGPTSRTCSLSPDVNNPGYRNVTFDELVENYTEATKGLIEGGADLILIETIFDTLNAKAAIFAVQGVFEALNIELPIMISGTITDASGRTLSGQTTEAFWNSVAHAKPISVGLNCALGASELRPYLEELSNKANTHVSAHPNAGLPNEFGEYDELPSQTAKVIEEFAQSGFLNIVGGCCGTTPGHIEAIAKAVAGYAPRQIPDIPKACRLSGLEPFTIDRSSLFVNVGERTNITGSAKFARLIREDNYTEALEVALQQVEAGAQVIDINMDEGMLDSKKAMVTFLNLIAGEPDISRVPIMIDSSKWDVIEAGLKCIQGKGIVNSISMKEGVEQFIHHAKLCKRYGAAVVVMAFDEAGQADTEARKKEICKRSYDILVNEVGFPPEDIIFDPNIFAVATGIEEHNNYAVDFINACAYIRDELPYALTSGGVSNVSFSFRGNNPVREAIHSVFLLYAIRNGLTMGIVNAGQLEIYDQIPTELRDAVEDVVLNRTPEGTDALLAIADKYKGDGSVKEAETEEWRGWDVNKRLEHALVKGITTHIVEDTEESRLSFARPIEVIEGPLMSGMNIVGDLFGAGKMFLPQVVKSARVMKQAVAHLIPFIELEKGDKPEAKGKILMATVKGDVHDIGKNIVGVVLGCNGYDIVDLGVMVPAEKILQVAKEQKCDIIGLSGLITPSLDEMVHVAREMQRQDFYLPLMIGGATTSKAHTAVKIEPKYSNDAVVYVTDASRAVGVATQLLSKELKAGFVERTREEYVEVRERTSNRSARTERLSYPAAIAKKPQFDWSTYTPVVPTFTGAKVLDNIDLKVLAEYIDWTPFFISWDLAGKFPRILEDEVVGEAATALYADAQEMLKKLIDEKLISARAVFGFWPTNQVQDDDLEVYGDDGQPIARLHHLRQQIIKTDGKPNFSLADFVAPKDSGVTDYIGGFITTAGIGAEEVAKAYQDAGDDYNSIMVKALADRLAEACAEWLHQQVRKEHWGYAKDEQLDNEALIKEQYSGIRPAPGYPACPDHTEKAQLFQLLDPEAREMHAGRSGVFLTEHYAMFPAAAVSGWYFAHPQAQYFAVGKVDKDQVTSYTARKGQDLSVTERWLAPNLGYDN; translated from the coding sequence ATGTCCGATCGTAGCGTTCGTCTGCAAGCCCTTCATCAAGCCCTCAAGGAACGTATCCTGATCCTCGACGGCGGTATGGGCACGATGATCCAGAGCTATAAACTGGAAGAGCAGGACTACCGTGGCAAACGCTTCGCCGACTGGCCAAGCGACGTCAAGGGTAACAACGACCTGCTGGTGATCACTCGTCCGGACGTGATCGGCGGCATCGAAAAAGCCTACCTGGATGCCGGCGCCGACATCCTCGAAACCAACACCTTCAACGCCACGCGCATCTCCATGGCCGATTACGGCATGGAAGAACTGGCCTATGAACTAAACGTAGAAGGCGCACGCCTGGCGCGCAAGATCGCCGACGCCAAGACCGCCGAAAACCCGGCCAAGCCGCGTTTCGTCGCCGGCGTGCTCGGCCCGACCAGCCGAACCTGCTCGCTGTCGCCCGACGTGAACAACCCCGGCTACCGCAACGTGACCTTCGATGAGCTGGTGGAAAACTACACCGAAGCCACCAAAGGTTTGATCGAGGGCGGCGCCGACCTGATCCTGATCGAGACCATCTTCGACACCCTCAACGCCAAGGCCGCGATCTTCGCCGTGCAAGGGGTGTTCGAAGCGCTGAACATCGAACTGCCGATCATGATCTCCGGCACCATCACCGACGCCTCCGGCCGTACGCTGTCGGGCCAGACCACCGAAGCGTTCTGGAACTCCGTGGCCCACGCCAAGCCGATTTCGGTGGGCCTCAACTGCGCCCTGGGCGCCAGCGAGCTGCGGCCGTACCTGGAAGAGTTGTCGAACAAGGCCAACACCCACGTTTCTGCGCACCCGAACGCCGGCCTGCCCAACGAATTCGGTGAATACGATGAGCTGCCGTCACAAACCGCCAAGGTCATCGAAGAGTTTGCCCAGAGCGGCTTTCTCAACATTGTCGGCGGTTGCTGCGGTACCACGCCGGGCCACATCGAGGCCATCGCCAAGGCCGTGGCCGGTTACGCGCCGCGCCAAATCCCGGATATCCCGAAGGCTTGCCGCCTGTCGGGCCTGGAACCCTTCACCATCGATCGCAGCTCGTTGTTCGTCAACGTCGGTGAGCGCACCAACATCACCGGCTCGGCCAAGTTCGCCCGCCTGATCCGCGAGGACAACTACACCGAAGCCCTGGAAGTCGCCTTGCAGCAGGTGGAAGCCGGCGCCCAGGTGATCGACATCAACATGGACGAGGGCATGCTCGATTCGAAGAAGGCCATGGTGACCTTCCTCAATCTGATTGCCGGCGAACCTGATATCTCCCGCGTACCGATCATGATCGACTCCTCCAAGTGGGACGTGATCGAAGCTGGCCTGAAGTGCATCCAGGGCAAGGGCATCGTCAACTCCATCAGCATGAAGGAAGGCGTCGAACAGTTCATCCACCACGCCAAGCTGTGCAAGCGCTACGGCGCTGCGGTGGTGGTAATGGCGTTCGACGAAGCCGGCCAGGCCGACACCGAGGCGCGCAAGAAAGAAATCTGCAAACGCTCCTACGACATCCTGGTCAACGAAGTGGGCTTCCCACCGGAAGACATCATCTTCGACCCGAACATCTTCGCGGTCGCCACTGGTATCGAGGAGCACAACAACTACGCCGTCGACTTCATCAATGCCTGCGCCTATATCCGTGACGAACTGCCGTATGCGCTGACCTCCGGCGGCGTGTCCAACGTGTCGTTCTCGTTCCGGGGCAACAACCCGGTGCGCGAGGCGATCCACTCGGTGTTCCTGCTGTATGCGATCCGCAACGGCTTGACCATGGGTATCGTCAACGCTGGCCAGTTGGAGATCTACGACCAGATCCCGACCGAGCTGCGCGACGCCGTGGAAGACGTGGTGCTCAACCGCACCCCGGAAGGCACCGATGCCCTCCTCGCCATTGCCGACAAGTACAAGGGTGACGGCAGCGTCAAGGAAGCCGAGACCGAGGAATGGCGTGGCTGGGACGTCAACAAGCGCCTTGAACACGCACTGGTCAAAGGCATCACCACCCACATCGTTGAAGACACCGAGGAATCGCGCCTGTCGTTCGCGCGCCCGATCGAAGTGATCGAAGGCCCGCTGATGTCCGGCATGAACATCGTCGGCGACTTGTTCGGCGCCGGCAAAATGTTCCTGCCCCAAGTGGTGAAATCCGCCCGAGTGATGAAACAAGCCGTGGCCCACTTGATCCCGTTCATTGAGCTGGAAAAAGGCGACAAGCCGGAAGCCAAGGGCAAGATCCTGATGGCCACGGTGAAGGGCGACGTACACGACATCGGCAAGAATATTGTCGGCGTGGTACTGGGTTGCAACGGCTATGACATCGTCGACTTGGGCGTAATGGTGCCGGCGGAGAAGATCCTGCAGGTGGCCAAGGAGCAGAAGTGCGACATCATCGGGTTGTCCGGCCTGATCACGCCGTCCCTCGACGAGATGGTGCATGTGGCCCGCGAGATGCAGCGCCAGGATTTCTACCTGCCGCTGATGATCGGTGGCGCCACCACGTCCAAGGCGCACACGGCGGTGAAGATCGAGCCCAAGTACAGCAATGATGCCGTGGTGTATGTCACCGACGCCTCGCGCGCGGTGGGCGTGGCCACGCAACTGCTGTCCAAGGAGCTCAAGGCCGGTTTTGTCGAGCGTACCCGCGAAGAGTACGTGGAAGTGCGTGAGCGCACCTCCAACCGCAGCGCGCGCACCGAGCGCCTGAGCTACCCGGCGGCCATCGCCAAGAAGCCGCAGTTCGACTGGAGCACCTACACCCCGGTGGTGCCGACCTTTACCGGCGCCAAGGTGCTGGACAATATCGACCTCAAGGTGTTGGCCGAATACATCGACTGGACGCCGTTCTTTATCTCCTGGGACCTGGCCGGCAAGTTCCCGCGCATCCTCGAAGACGAAGTGGTCGGTGAAGCCGCCACCGCGCTGTACGCCGATGCCCAGGAAATGCTCAAGAAGCTGATCGACGAAAAGCTCATCAGCGCCCGTGCCGTGTTCGGCTTCTGGCCGACCAACCAGGTGCAGGACGATGACCTGGAAGTCTACGGCGACGATGGCCAGCCGATTGCGCGGCTGCATCACCTGCGCCAGCAGATCATCAAGACCGACGGCAAGCCGAACTTCTCCCTGGCGGACTTCGTCGCGCCCAAGGACAGCGGCGTAACCGACTACATCGGTGGCTTCATCACCACCGCCGGCATCGGCGCCGAAGAAGTCGCCAAGGCCTACCAGGACGCCGGCGACGACTACAACTCGATCATGGTCAAGGCCCTGGCCGACCGCCTGGCCGAGGCCTGCGCCGAGTGGCTGCACCAACAGGTGCGTAAAGAACACTGGGGCTACGCCAAGGACGAGCAACTGGACAACGAGGCGCTGATCAAGGAGCAGTACAGCGGCATCCGCCCTGCCCCAGGCTACCCGGCGTGCCCGGATCACACCGAGAAAGCCCAGTTGTTCCAACTGCTCGACCCCGAGGCCCGCGAAATGCACGCCGGTCGCAGTGGCGTGTTCCTCACCGAACACTACGCGATGTTCCCGGCAGCAGCGGTCAGCGGCTGGTACTTCGCCCACCCGCAGGCGCAGTATTTTGCCGTGGGCAAGGTCGACAAGGACCAGGTGACCAGCTACACCGCGCGCAAAGGCCAGGACCTCAGCGTGACCGAGCGGTGGCTGGCGCCGAACCTGGGGTATGACAACTGA
- a CDS encoding CbtB domain-containing protein — protein sequence MSIISSTSHSASSTSTLSQRLTAAIGASILGACLVYFAGFSHIEAVHNAAHDTRHSAAFPCH from the coding sequence ATGTCGATCATCAGCAGCACCTCGCACTCCGCCAGCAGCACCTCGACCCTGAGCCAACGCTTGACCGCCGCCATCGGCGCGTCGATCCTCGGCGCGTGCCTGGTGTACTTCGCCGGTTTCTCGCACATCGAAGCCGTGCACAACGCCGCCCACGATACCCGCCACAGCGCCGCGTTCCCGTGCCACTGA
- the nfuA gene encoding Fe-S biogenesis protein NfuA, producing the protein MTAITITDAAHDYLADLLSKQNTPGIGIRVFITQPGTQYAETCIAYCKPGEEKPEDTALGLKSFTAYIDAFSEAFLDDAVVDYATDRMGGQLTIKAPNAKVPNVNADSPVNERINYYLQTEINPGLASHGGQVSLIDVVEDGIAVLKFGGGCQGCGQADVTLREGIERTLLERIPELKGVRDVTDHTQKENAYY; encoded by the coding sequence ATGACTGCCATAACCATTACAGACGCCGCCCACGATTACCTGGCTGATCTGCTGTCCAAGCAGAACACCCCAGGTATCGGCATCCGCGTCTTTATCACCCAGCCCGGCACCCAATACGCTGAGACGTGCATTGCCTACTGCAAGCCAGGGGAAGAGAAGCCTGAAGACACCGCCCTGGGGCTCAAAAGCTTCACCGCGTACATCGATGCCTTCAGCGAAGCCTTCCTTGACGACGCTGTGGTCGACTACGCCACCGACCGCATGGGCGGCCAGTTGACCATCAAGGCGCCAAACGCCAAGGTGCCGAACGTCAACGCTGACAGCCCGGTCAACGAGCGCATCAACTATTACCTGCAAACCGAGATCAACCCTGGGCTGGCCAGCCACGGTGGTCAGGTCAGTCTGATCGACGTGGTCGAAGACGGCATTGCCGTGCTCAAGTTCGGCGGCGGCTGCCAGGGCTGTGGCCAGGCGGACGTGACTTTGCGTGAAGGCATCGAGCGCACCTTGCTTGAGCGCATTCCGGAGCTCAAGGGTGTACGTGACGTGACCGACCACACGCAGAAAGAAAACGCCTACTACTGA
- a CDS encoding fatty acid cis/trans isomerase has translation MSLRLITSAVLALVACLAQADGPAPAISYTRDIQPIFTEKCVACHACYDSACQLNLGSAEGAARGASKMPVYDGERSQATPTTRLFYDAFGKQAWQQKGFYSVLDAQGSQAALMARMLELGHNAPLQPNAKLPDDIVLGLNRENMCAMPGEFNAYAGAHPKEGMPLAVTGLTDQQYQTLQRWLASGAPIDEQGLAPSAREALQVQQWENLFNQPGARESLVARWLFEHLFLAHIYFENGEPGHFFQWVRSRTPSGQPIDLIATRRPNDDPGTQVYYRLWPVQGVIVHKTHITYPFSADKMARVKALFYAGNWQVNALPGYGPGRRANPFETFEAIPAKARYQFMLDNAEYFVRTFIRGPVCRGQIATDVIRDNFWTLFQDPDHDLYITDARYRGQATPLLAMPGQNDDVGSVLSLWLAYRDKRNEYEALRRDSYADLPPPSWSSLWAGNDNALLSIFRHFDSASVTKGLIGEVPQTMWLFDYPLLERTYYQLAVNFDVFGNVSHQAQTRLYFDLIRNGAEQNFLRLMPADSREGFMDDWYQNSGKLKLWLDYEAIDDDKPTGLHLDENDPKRDFANQLLSRYGDLNASPDPINRCSGAYCSRDGVDPALQDAEQALSRLTSRPAAGLKVIDQLPEATMLRVETANGKRVVYSMLRNRAHSNVAFLLGEAYRYQPGLDTVTIYPGVLSSYPNFMFNIPAQEVPEFVAEMEQAKDAKRFEKIVDRWGVRRSHPLFWQYFHDLSQYIRETVPVEEGVLDMNRYENL, from the coding sequence ATGTCACTTCGCCTCATCACCAGCGCCGTCCTGGCACTGGTCGCCTGCCTCGCACAGGCTGACGGACCCGCCCCGGCGATTTCGTATACCCGCGACATTCAACCGATCTTCACCGAAAAATGCGTGGCCTGCCACGCCTGCTACGACTCCGCCTGCCAGCTCAACCTGGGCAGTGCCGAGGGCGCGGCGCGCGGTGCCAGCAAAATGCCGGTGTACGACGGCGAACGCAGCCAGGCCACGCCGACCACCCGCTTGTTTTATGACGCTTTTGGCAAGCAAGCCTGGCAGCAGAAAGGCTTCTATTCGGTACTGGACGCCCAAGGCAGCCAGGCCGCCCTGATGGCGCGCATGCTGGAACTGGGCCACAACGCACCGCTGCAACCCAATGCCAAGTTGCCCGACGACATTGTGCTGGGCCTGAACCGCGAAAACATGTGCGCCATGCCCGGCGAGTTCAATGCCTACGCGGGTGCCCATCCCAAGGAAGGCATGCCGCTGGCGGTAACGGGACTGACCGACCAGCAGTACCAGACCCTGCAACGCTGGCTCGCGTCGGGTGCGCCAATCGATGAACAAGGCCTGGCCCCCAGCGCCCGGGAAGCCCTGCAAGTGCAGCAGTGGGAGAACCTGTTCAACCAGCCCGGCGCCCGCGAAAGCCTGGTGGCGCGCTGGTTGTTCGAGCATTTGTTCCTTGCCCACATTTACTTCGAGAATGGCGAGCCGGGGCATTTCTTCCAGTGGGTGCGTTCGCGTACGCCGAGCGGCCAACCCATCGACCTGATCGCCACGCGCCGTCCCAATGATGATCCGGGCACCCAGGTGTACTACCGCCTATGGCCGGTGCAGGGCGTGATTGTGCATAAGACCCACATTACGTACCCATTCAGTGCCGACAAGATGGCGCGCGTCAAAGCGCTGTTCTACGCCGGTAACTGGCAGGTCAACGCCTTGCCGGGTTACGGCCCTGGCCGGCGCGCCAACCCCTTCGAAACCTTCGAGGCCATCCCGGCCAAGGCGCGTTACCAGTTCATGTTGGATAACGCCGAGTACTTTGTGCGCACCTTTATTCGCGGGCCGGTGTGCCGTGGGCAGATCGCCACGGACGTGATCCGCGATAACTTCTGGACCCTGTTCCAGGACCCGGACCACGACCTGTACATCACCGACGCGCGCTATCGCGGCCAGGCCACGCCCTTGCTGGCCATGCCGGGGCAAAACGATGACGTCGGCAGTGTGCTCAGCCTGTGGCTGGCCTACCGCGACAAACGCAATGAATACGAGGCCCTGCGCCGTGACAGTTACGCCGACCTGCCGCCACCGAGTTGGTCGAGCCTGTGGGCGGGCAATGACAATGCCTTGCTGAGCATTTTCCGCCACTTCGACAGCGCCTCGGTGACCAAAGGGCTGATTGGCGAGGTGCCGCAGACGATGTGGCTGTTTGACTACCCGTTGCTGGAGCGCACGTATTACCAGTTGGCGGTGAATTTTGATGTGTTTGGCAACGTGTCGCACCAGGCCCAGACCCGGTTGTACTTCGACTTGATCCGCAATGGCGCCGAGCAGAACTTTCTACGCTTGATGCCGGCCGATTCGCGCGAAGGTTTTATGGATGACTGGTACCAGAACAGTGGCAAGCTCAAGTTGTGGCTGGATTACGAGGCTATCGATGACGACAAACCTACTGGGCTGCACCTGGACGAAAACGATCCGAAGCGCGATTTTGCCAATCAGTTGCTCAGCCGTTACGGCGATTTGAACGCCAGTCCGGATCCGATCAATCGCTGTAGCGGTGCTTATTGCTCGCGTGACGGTGTTGATCCGGCCTTGCAGGATGCGGAGCAGGCGCTTAGTCGCTTGACCTCACGACCGGCTGCTGGGCTCAAGGTGATCGATCAATTGCCTGAAGCGACCATGCTGCGGGTTGAAACCGCCAACGGCAAACGCGTGGTCTACAGCATGTTGCGCAACCGCGCCCACAGTAATGTGGCGTTTCTCTTGGGTGAGGCTTACCGCTACCAGCCAGGGCTGGATACGGTGACGATTTATCCGGGTGTGCTGAGTAGCTACCCGAACTTCATGTTCAATATTCCGGCCCAGGAAGTGCCTGAGTTCGTGGCTGAAATGGAGCAGGCCAAGGATGCCAAGCGTTTCGAGAAGATTGTGGATCGCTGGGGAGTGCGACGCAGTCATCCGTTGTTCTGGCAGTACTTTCACGATTTATCGCAGTACATCCGCGAAACCGTGCCGGTGGAAGAAGGGGTATTGGACATGAACCGCTATGAAAACCTATAA
- the cobM gene encoding precorrin-4 C(11)-methyltransferase, producing the protein MTVYFIGAGPGDPELITVKGQRLIRSCPVIIYAGSLVPAAVLEGHQAETLVNSAELHLEQIIDLITAAHAKGQDVARVHSGDPSLYGAIGEQIRHLRELGIPFQIIPGVTAVAACAALLETELTLPDIAQSVILTRYADKTSMPAGEDFDSLARHATTMAIHLGVNHLDKIVAELLPHYGADCPIAVVHRATWPDQDWAVGTLDDIAEKVAAKGFRRTALIVVGRVLANDSFSESSLYRAGHAHLYRP; encoded by the coding sequence ATGACCGTCTACTTCATCGGCGCAGGCCCCGGCGACCCGGAATTGATCACCGTCAAAGGCCAGCGGCTGATCCGCAGTTGCCCGGTGATCATCTACGCCGGTTCACTGGTGCCAGCGGCAGTGCTGGAAGGTCATCAGGCCGAAACCCTGGTCAATAGCGCCGAATTGCATCTGGAGCAGATCATCGACCTGATCACGGCCGCCCACGCAAAAGGGCAGGATGTGGCCCGCGTGCACTCCGGTGACCCGAGCCTGTATGGGGCAATTGGTGAACAGATCCGACACTTGCGCGAACTAGGCATTCCGTTCCAGATCATCCCAGGGGTCACTGCCGTGGCAGCCTGTGCGGCGCTGCTGGAAACGGAATTGACCCTGCCCGACATCGCCCAGAGCGTGATCCTGACCCGCTACGCGGATAAAACCAGCATGCCGGCCGGTGAAGACTTCGACAGCCTGGCCCGGCATGCCACAACCATGGCGATCCACCTGGGGGTCAACCACCTGGATAAAATCGTTGCCGAACTGCTGCCGCACTATGGCGCGGATTGTCCGATTGCCGTGGTGCATCGCGCGACCTGGCCGGATCAGGATTGGGCAGTCGGCACCCTCGATGACATTGCCGAGAAAGTGGCGGCAAAAGGGTTTCGACGTACGGCATTGATTGTGGTGGGTCGGGTGCTGGCCAATGATAGTTTCAGTGAGTCTTCGTTGTATCGGGCCGGGCATGCACACCTCTATCGGCCATGA
- a CDS encoding acyltransferase family protein: protein MLISVQALRALAAWVVVGHHFMGTFFDYEAHNPLEFVFADKGGIGVDVFFVISGLVIFLATADKSVTPRQFILMRVARIVPAYWFYTLVTAVVIAVVPSMFPDDHLELGHALMSLLFLCAENPGGYGVYPLLNVGWTLNFEMLFYALFAIALMVPPSYRLWVVAVLLFLVCYIGPVLDLTSDFYRQDMVFEFLMGVVIGMLYRRGLFRARAWLPLLGIVVACAAIYQGADIPRVLEWGVPSAMLVMSFVMLEPFFQGSRFMKMLGDCSYSVYLLHDLVLCAGRWVVGHTGISPYLILPVCIVLTASGAFYSYHWLEKGTYLRLKRWFGVEAPIVLSRQKY, encoded by the coding sequence ATGTTGATTTCAGTACAGGCGCTACGGGCGCTGGCGGCGTGGGTGGTGGTGGGGCATCACTTCATGGGGACGTTTTTCGATTATGAGGCACATAACCCTCTGGAGTTCGTGTTCGCCGATAAGGGCGGTATAGGGGTCGACGTATTCTTTGTCATCAGCGGCCTTGTGATTTTCCTGGCGACCGCTGACAAGTCAGTGACACCCAGGCAATTCATACTGATGCGAGTGGCCAGGATAGTTCCAGCGTACTGGTTCTATACCCTGGTCACGGCTGTAGTCATCGCGGTCGTCCCCTCGATGTTTCCAGATGATCATCTCGAACTGGGTCATGCGCTCATGTCGCTGTTGTTTCTCTGCGCTGAAAACCCAGGGGGCTATGGGGTCTACCCGCTGCTGAATGTCGGCTGGACCCTGAACTTCGAGATGCTGTTCTATGCCCTGTTTGCCATCGCCTTAATGGTTCCCCCGTCATATCGGTTGTGGGTGGTGGCGGTGCTACTGTTTCTCGTGTGCTACATCGGTCCTGTGCTCGACTTGACCAGCGACTTTTATCGTCAGGACATGGTTTTTGAATTCCTGATGGGCGTTGTGATCGGCATGCTGTACCGCCGCGGCCTGTTTCGGGCCAGGGCATGGCTACCGTTGTTGGGAATCGTGGTGGCTTGTGCGGCGATTTACCAGGGGGCCGATATACCGCGCGTGCTGGAGTGGGGGGTGCCCAGCGCGATGTTGGTGATGAGTTTTGTGATGCTGGAGCCTTTCTTTCAAGGCTCTCGCTTTATGAAGATGCTCGGTGATTGTTCCTATTCGGTGTATTTGCTCCACGACCTGGTGCTGTGTGCTGGACGATGGGTTGTCGGACACACTGGAATCAGCCCCTACTTGATATTGCCTGTTTGCATCGTACTGACCGCATCTGGCGCCTTTTACAGCTATCACTGGCTGGAAAAGGGTACATACCTCAGGCTCAAGCGTTGGTTTGGCGTGGAGGCTCCGATTGTCCTTTCCCGACAAAAATACTAG